In Natranaerobius thermophilus JW/NM-WN-LF, the genomic stretch ATGCAAATGATTATTATTGATGATTTTAATAATTAACTTTGTCAATTTAAATAAAGGAGCATTCCTGTAATGAATTAAAATGAAGATTGATAAAAAAAGTACCTCCTGCTAATATACGAGGTGTCGCTACACCTAGAAATGACGACCCTTAATTTAAGCAGAGGAGGTACTTACCATGAAGTATACCCAAAATGAGAGAATTAATCAAGTAAAAGAGTCAAGTTTGATTATCGGAGTAGACATTGCAAAAGCAGAACACGTAGCAAGAGCTCAGGATTTTCGGGGTGTGGAGTTTTCGAAACCAATCACCTTTGAAAACACCAGGAAAGGTTTTAAGAAGTTTTTAAGTTGGCTAGAGGTAATCAAACAAGAACAAGCAAAAGAAGAAGTCTTAGTAGGTATGGAACCTACTGGCCAATACTGGCTGACTCTAGCTCAATTTTTAAAGCAAACAGGTATCCAAACTATTTTAGTAAATCCAAATCACGTAAAGAAAAGCAAAGAACTAGACGACAACTCACCAACTAAAAATGATATTAAAGATGCAAAAGTGATAGCACAGTTAGTAAAAGATGGCCGTTACTCAGTACCCAATATCCCTACAGGAATATATGCAGAACTACGGAATGGGATGAATTTGCGAGATCGGCTAACAGATGACTTAAGGCGTGTAAAAGGTAGGGTAGACAATTGGTTAGATCGCTACTTCCCAGAATTCAGCACAGTGTTTAAGAACTGGGATGGAAAAGCAGCACTATTAACTTTAAAAAAATTTCCCCTACCAAAAGAAATATTAGGTCATAGTGAAGAAGAGATAGTAAGTTGCTGGAAACAAGAAGTAAATCGAGCAGTAGGTAAAAAAAGAGCAAAAAAGCTGAAAGAAGCAGCCCAAAACAGTACTGGGCTAACAGAAGG encodes the following:
- a CDS encoding IS110 family transposase gives rise to the protein MKYTQNERINQVKESSLIIGVDIAKAEHVARAQDFRGVEFSKPITFENTRKGFKKFLSWLEVIKQEQAKEEVLVGMEPTGQYWLTLAQFLKQTGIQTILVNPNHVKKSKELDDNSPTKNDIKDAKVIAQLVKDGRYSVPNIPTGIYAELRNGMNLRDRLTDDLRRVKGRVDNWLDRYFPEFSTVFKNWDGKAALLTLKKFPLPKEILGHSEEEIVSCWKQEVNRAVGKKRAKKLKEAAQNSTGLTEGEIMARQELKTLLSQYDALIEELEQVLVQIENILKEIPGAEEMMSIPGVGMVTVAGFLAEVGDLSNYQHPNQIKKLAGLNLKENSSGKHKGETKITKRGRPRLRGLLYRCVIPLVAKNPEFKLLHDYYTTRPENPLKKKQSLVALACRLIRVLFALGTKKTPYNGRMMLKNSSLNLLQDAA